The following coding sequences are from one Mytilus trossulus isolate FHL-02 chromosome 8, PNRI_Mtr1.1.1.hap1, whole genome shotgun sequence window:
- the LOC134680832 gene encoding TP53-regulated inhibitor of apoptosis 1-like produces MNSIGEECQELKVAYDSCFNKWFAEQFLKGNTHDPCKALFGVYQTCVKKAILEKKLDLGEIEKDVLGTDREEKKT; encoded by the exons atgaacagcaTTGGAGAAGAATGCCAAGAACTAAAAGTTgcttatgacagttgttttaaCAAATGGTTTGCAGAACAATTTTTAAAGGGGAACACACATGATCCATGTAAAGCATTATTTGGTGTTTATCAAACTTGTGTGAAG AAAGCAATACTTGAGAAGAAACTGGATTTGGGAGAAATTGAAAAAGATGTGTTAGGGACAGACAGAGAAGAAAAGAAAACCTGA